From a region of the Janthinobacterium sp. 61 genome:
- the prfA gene encoding peptide chain release factor 1, translated as MKPSMLAKLDQLANRLVELDELLMHPDATSNMDSYRKMTREHAELGPLVALYRSYQEAGNDIAAAQEMLGDPDMKEFAQEEIEAAKATMARLERELQTMLLPKDVNDERNIFLEIRAGTGGDESALFAGDLLRMYSRFAERNRWQVELVSSSDSDLGGYREVIVRVVGNGAYSKLKFESGGHRVQRVPATETQGRIHTSACTVAVMPEADEVEDVNINPADLRIDTYRASGAGGQHINKTDSAVRITHLPTGIVVECQDDRSQHKNKAQAMKVLAARIKDVQLREQQSKEAATRKSLIGSGDRSERIRTYNFPQGRLTDHRINLTLYKLDFIMDGDLTELTNALAAEHQAELLAALGD; from the coding sequence ATGAAACCATCCATGCTGGCCAAACTCGATCAACTGGCGAACCGCCTGGTCGAACTCGACGAACTGCTGATGCACCCGGACGCCACGTCGAACATGGACAGCTACCGCAAGATGACGCGCGAGCACGCCGAACTGGGCCCTCTGGTGGCCTTGTACCGCTCCTACCAGGAAGCGGGCAACGATATTGCGGCAGCGCAAGAGATGCTGGGCGACCCGGACATGAAGGAATTCGCGCAGGAAGAGATCGAGGCGGCGAAGGCCACCATGGCGCGCCTGGAACGCGAATTGCAAACCATGCTGCTGCCGAAGGACGTCAATGACGAGCGCAATATCTTCCTGGAAATTCGCGCCGGCACGGGCGGCGACGAATCGGCCCTGTTCGCGGGCGATTTGTTACGCATGTACTCGCGCTTTGCCGAACGCAACCGCTGGCAGGTGGAACTGGTATCGTCGTCCGACTCCGACCTGGGCGGCTACCGCGAAGTGATCGTGCGCGTGGTCGGCAACGGCGCGTATTCAAAGCTGAAATTCGAGTCGGGCGGCCACCGCGTGCAGCGCGTGCCGGCCACGGAAACCCAGGGCCGCATCCACACGTCCGCCTGCACGGTGGCCGTGATGCCGGAAGCGGACGAAGTGGAAGACGTCAACATCAACCCGGCCGACCTGCGCATCGATACCTACCGCGCCTCGGGCGCGGGCGGACAGCACATCAACAAGACGGATTCCGCCGTGCGCATCACCCACTTGCCCACCGGCATCGTGGTCGAATGCCAGGATGACCGCAGCCAGCACAAGAACAAGGCGCAAGCGATGAAAGTACTGGCCGCGCGCATCAAGGACGTGCAATTGCGCGAACAGCAGTCGAAGGAAGCGGCCACCCGCAAGAGCCTGATCGGTTCGGGCGACCGCAGCGAGCGCATCCGCACTTATAATTTCCCGCAAGGCCGCCTGACGGACCACCGCATCAATTTGACCTTGTACAAGCTCGATTTCATCATGGATGGGGATTTGACGGAACTGACGAATGCTTTGGCGGCTGAGCACCAGGCCGAGCTGTTGGCAGCGCTGGGCGATTAA
- the phaP gene encoding TIGR01841 family phasin (Members of this family are phasins (small proteins associated with inclusions such as PHA granules). Note that several different families of phasins have been named PhaP despite very little sequence similarity to each other.), translating into MFSFSEQWARAGKAVMEAQLISAQAYVQAAVDSGASVLDLQLDAARAALAAATVAGNQLLSAKDPQALLELSRTQSQLAIERIGAYNRQAKDVAQETQEKFDTVTKGEFAASRQKFGELLQVVKQTPVPLTIPFNNFLKTTFGGADEGYDKNKNTRPARQT; encoded by the coding sequence ATGTTTTCATTTTCCGAACAATGGGCACGCGCCGGCAAGGCCGTGATGGAAGCACAATTGATCAGTGCGCAAGCGTATGTCCAGGCTGCCGTCGACAGCGGTGCCAGCGTGCTGGACTTGCAGCTCGATGCGGCCCGCGCGGCGTTGGCCGCCGCTACGGTGGCGGGCAATCAGCTGCTGTCCGCGAAGGATCCGCAAGCGCTGCTGGAACTGTCGCGTACACAGTCGCAACTGGCCATCGAACGCATCGGTGCATATAACCGCCAGGCAAAGGATGTTGCTCAAGAAACCCAGGAGAAATTCGATACTGTGACAAAGGGTGAGTTTGCTGCATCGCGTCAAAAATTTGGCGAGCTGTTGCAGGTGGTAAAGCAAACGCCCGTGCCCCTGACTATTCCCTTCAATAATTTTCTAAAAACCACTTTCGGCGGCGCCGATGAAGGGTATGATAAAAATAAAAACACGCGCCCTGCTCGTCAAACGTAG
- a CDS encoding LysR family transcriptional regulator — protein MLEIRHLRTLSALRSSGSLVRAAQLLNLTQSALSHQIRLLEERYKAPLFERKSMPIAFTATGSRLLELADKLLPEIELAEREVARLSQGDQGQLRVALECHTCFDWLMPVMDAFRQRWPEVEIDLVSGFHSEPADLLRSGEADLVIGSPYGPDFTVFPLFRFEMLVVMAQKHRLQAQRRLVAADFTGETLITYPVPEERIDLIREVLRPAGIQFERRTAELTVAVLQLVASRRGIAALPNWAIKNYVDYDYVVARPVGEQGLWSDLYVSVPEQLQDKAYVRDFVSVIREQCAASLDGIKLLS, from the coding sequence ATGCTAGAAATCCGCCACCTGCGCACCCTGAGTGCCTTGCGTTCGTCCGGCAGCCTGGTGCGCGCCGCGCAACTGCTCAATCTGACCCAGTCGGCCCTGTCGCACCAGATCCGTTTGCTGGAAGAGCGCTACAAGGCGCCCTTGTTCGAGCGCAAGTCGATGCCGATCGCGTTTACGGCCACGGGCAGCCGGTTGCTGGAGCTGGCCGACAAGCTGCTGCCCGAGATCGAGCTGGCCGAGCGCGAGGTGGCGCGCCTGTCGCAGGGCGACCAGGGGCAGTTGCGCGTGGCGCTCGAATGCCATACCTGCTTCGACTGGCTCATGCCGGTGATGGATGCGTTCCGCCAGCGCTGGCCGGAAGTGGAGATCGACCTGGTGTCGGGCTTTCACAGCGAACCGGCGGATTTGCTGCGCTCGGGCGAGGCGGACCTCGTGATCGGCTCGCCGTATGGCCCCGATTTCACCGTGTTTCCCCTGTTCCGCTTTGAAATGCTGGTGGTGATGGCGCAGAAGCACCGCCTGCAGGCGCAGCGCCGGCTCGTGGCGGCCGACTTTACGGGCGAGACCCTGATCACCTATCCGGTGCCGGAAGAGCGCATCGATCTGATCCGCGAAGTGCTGCGGCCGGCCGGCATCCAGTTTGAACGCCGCACGGCGGAACTGACGGTGGCCGTGCTGCAACTGGTGGCGAGCCGGCGCGGCATCGCCGCTTTGCCGAACTGGGCCATCAAGAATTACGTCGATTACGATTATGTGGTGGCGCGCCCGGTGGGCGAACAGGGCTTGTGGAGCGACCTGTATGTCTCGGTGCCGGAGCAGTTGCAAGACAAGGCGTATGTGCGCGATTTCGTCAGTGTGATACGCGAGCAGTGCGCGGCCTCGCTCGACGGTATCAAATTGTTGTCCTGA
- the phbB gene encoding acetoacetyl-CoA reductase, which yields MARVALVTGGMGGLGEAVCFKLAALGYRVVTTYSPGNPKVAEWLATTKDMGYDFKAYPCDVADYDSAAACVAAVEKDIGPVDVLVNNAGITRDMTFKKMDKPNWDAVMGTNLDSVFNMTKPVCDGMVERGWGRIINISSVNGQKGAFGQTNYSAAKAGMHGFTKSLALEVARKNVTVNTISPGYIGTKMVMAIPQEVLDSKIIPQIPMARLGKPEEVAGLVAYLASDEAAFVTGANISINGGQHMS from the coding sequence ATGGCAAGAGTTGCATTGGTAACTGGTGGCATGGGTGGTCTGGGAGAAGCGGTCTGTTTCAAGCTGGCGGCGCTCGGCTATCGCGTGGTCACAACCTATTCTCCAGGCAATCCGAAGGTCGCGGAATGGCTGGCAACAACCAAGGACATGGGCTATGACTTCAAGGCGTATCCGTGCGATGTGGCCGACTACGACTCGGCGGCCGCCTGCGTGGCTGCCGTGGAAAAGGACATCGGTCCTGTCGACGTGCTGGTGAATAACGCCGGCATCACGCGCGACATGACGTTCAAGAAGATGGACAAGCCGAACTGGGATGCCGTGATGGGCACCAACCTCGATTCCGTCTTCAACATGACCAAGCCCGTTTGCGACGGCATGGTGGAACGCGGCTGGGGCCGCATCATCAACATCTCGTCCGTGAATGGCCAGAAGGGCGCCTTCGGCCAGACCAACTATTCGGCCGCGAAAGCCGGCATGCATGGTTTCACCAAGTCGCTGGCGCTGGAAGTGGCGCGCAAGAACGTTACCGTCAACACCATTTCGCCAGGCTACATCGGCACCAAGATGGTCATGGCGATTCCACAGGAAGTGCTCGACAGCAAAATCATCCCGCAAATTCCGATGGCGCGCCTGGGCAAGCCGGAAGAAGTGGCCGGTCTGGTCGCTTATCTGGCCTCCGATGAGGCAGCGTTCGTCACGGGCGCGAATATCTCGATCAACGGCGGCCAGCACATGTCGTAA
- the minD gene encoding septum site-determining protein MinD produces MARIIVVTSGKGGVGKTTSSASFSTGLAMRGHKTAVLDFDVGLRNLDLIMGCERRVVYDLINVINKEATLNQALIKDKHCDNLFILPASQTRDKDALSEEGVERVLNDLINMGFEFIICDSPAGIEHGALMALTFADEAIIVTNPEVSSVRDSDRILGILQAKSRRAQTGGEPVKEHLLITRYSPKRVESDEMLSYQDVQEILRIPLVGIIPESEQVLAASNQGNPAIHFKGTDVAQAYEDVVSRFLGEDVELRFTNYEKPGLLQRIFGAK; encoded by the coding sequence GTGGCAAGAATTATTGTTGTGACGTCCGGCAAGGGCGGTGTCGGCAAGACGACCTCTAGCGCCAGTTTTTCCACTGGTCTGGCCATGCGCGGCCACAAGACAGCCGTGCTCGACTTCGACGTGGGCCTGCGCAACCTCGACCTGATCATGGGTTGCGAGCGCCGCGTCGTGTATGACTTGATCAATGTGATCAACAAAGAGGCGACCCTGAACCAGGCCTTGATCAAGGACAAGCACTGCGACAACCTGTTCATTCTGCCTGCCTCGCAGACGCGCGACAAAGATGCCTTGTCGGAAGAAGGCGTGGAACGCGTGTTGAACGACCTGATCAACATGGGTTTCGAATTCATCATCTGCGATTCGCCAGCCGGCATCGAGCATGGCGCGCTGATGGCGCTGACGTTCGCCGACGAAGCCATCATCGTCACCAACCCGGAAGTGTCGTCGGTGCGCGATTCGGACCGCATCCTCGGCATCTTGCAAGCCAAGTCGCGCCGCGCGCAGACGGGCGGCGAGCCGGTCAAGGAACATTTGCTGATTACCCGCTACTCGCCGAAACGCGTGGAATCGGATGAAATGCTGTCCTACCAGGACGTGCAGGAAATCCTGCGCATCCCGCTGGTGGGCATCATTCCGGAATCGGAACAAGTGCTGGCCGCCTCGAACCAGGGCAATCCTGCCATCCATTTCAAGGGGACGGATGTGGCGCAAGCCTATGAAGACGTGGTCTCGCGTTTCCTCGGCGAAGATGTCGAGTTGCGCTTTACCAACTATGAAAAGCCTGGATTACTCCAGCGCATTTTTGGGGCGAAGTGA
- the hemA gene encoding glutamyl-tRNA reductase, with product MQLLAVGLNHTTAPVSLREQLAFAPEHLGQAVMAARTWFQRIDLRDNDEAAILSTCNRTELYSASHVPNPLDAGAHFLADYHKLNYSELRPHLYMLPQHDAVRHTFRVASGLDSMVLGETQILGQIKDAIRTADEAGGLGTYLHQLFQRSFSVAKEVRSSTEIGAHSVSMAAAAVRLSQRIFDKIAEQNVLFIGAGEMIELCATHFAAQNPKSITIANRTMERGEELAHRFNGKAIRLADLPEQLHQFDIVISCTASSLPLLGLGLVERAIKARRHKPMFMVDLAVPRDIESEVGRLNDVFLYTVDDLGKVVQTGLESRQAAVAQAEAIIETRVQSFMSWVDDRAMVPVIQHLHENSEALRLIEVERARKMLAKGADIDAVLEALSKGLTAKFLHGPQQALHHAQGDERKQLVTLLPKLFRPRR from the coding sequence ATGCAACTGCTCGCCGTCGGCCTCAACCATACCACCGCCCCAGTGTCGCTCCGCGAACAGCTGGCGTTTGCGCCTGAGCATCTGGGTCAGGCGGTGATGGCGGCGCGGACCTGGTTCCAGCGCATCGACCTGCGCGACAACGACGAAGCGGCCATACTCTCGACGTGCAACCGCACCGAGCTATATTCGGCCAGCCATGTGCCGAACCCGCTCGACGCGGGCGCGCATTTCCTGGCCGATTATCACAAGCTCAACTACAGCGAGCTGCGCCCCCATTTATATATGCTGCCGCAGCACGATGCCGTGCGCCACACCTTCCGCGTCGCCTCCGGGCTGGACTCGATGGTGCTGGGTGAAACGCAGATCCTGGGGCAGATCAAGGATGCCATCCGCACGGCCGACGAGGCGGGCGGCCTGGGCACGTATCTGCACCAGTTGTTCCAGCGCAGCTTTTCCGTCGCCAAGGAAGTGCGCAGCAGCACGGAAATCGGCGCCCACAGCGTTTCCATGGCGGCCGCCGCCGTGCGCCTGTCGCAACGCATCTTCGATAAAATTGCCGAGCAGAACGTGCTGTTCATCGGCGCCGGCGAAATGATCGAATTGTGCGCCACGCACTTTGCCGCGCAGAACCCGAAAAGCATCACCATTGCCAACCGCACCATGGAACGGGGCGAGGAACTGGCGCACCGCTTCAATGGCAAGGCCATCCGCCTGGCCGACCTGCCGGAGCAACTGCACCAGTTCGACATCGTCATCTCGTGCACGGCGTCGTCCTTGCCGCTGCTGGGTCTGGGCCTGGTCGAGCGCGCCATCAAGGCGCGCCGCCACAAACCCATGTTCATGGTCGACCTGGCCGTGCCGCGCGACATCGAATCGGAAGTGGGCCGCCTGAACGACGTCTTCCTGTACACGGTCGACGACCTGGGCAAGGTCGTGCAGACGGGCCTGGAAAGCCGGCAAGCGGCCGTGGCGCAAGCCGAGGCCATCATCGAGACGCGCGTGCAATCGTTCATGAGCTGGGTCGACGACCGCGCCATGGTGCCCGTCATCCAGCATTTGCATGAAAACAGCGAAGCGCTGCGCCTGATCGAAGTGGAACGGGCGCGCAAGATGCTGGCCAAGGGCGCCGACATCGATGCCGTGCTGGAAGCGCTGTCGAAAGGCTTGACGGCCAAGTTCCTGCACGGTCCGCAGCAGGCGCTGCACCATGCGCAGGGCGACGAGCGCAAGCAGCTGGTCACCCTGCTGCCGAAATTGTTCCGCCCCCGCCGTTAG
- the minE gene encoding cell division topological specificity factor MinE translates to MALLSFLFPPKPKTATAAKERLQIIIARERSGRDGPDFLPALHKELIAVISKYTKVNADDIKISLDRQGNLEVLDVNVVLPDA, encoded by the coding sequence ATGGCCTTGCTTTCTTTCCTGTTCCCCCCCAAGCCGAAGACGGCCACCGCGGCAAAGGAACGCCTGCAGATCATCATCGCCCGCGAACGTAGCGGACGCGACGGTCCGGACTTCCTGCCCGCCCTGCACAAGGAATTGATCGCCGTCATTTCCAAGTACACCAAGGTCAATGCCGACGACATCAAGATTTCGCTGGACCGCCAGGGCAACCTGGAAGTACTCGACGTCAACGTGGTACTGCCGGACGCATAG
- a CDS encoding acetyl-CoA C-acetyltransferase: protein MDDVVIVAAGRTAVGKFGGSLAKIPASELGAHVIKGLLAQTGIDPNLIGEAILGQVLTAAVGQNAARQAVIKAGLPSSIPAFTINKVCGSGLKATHLAAQAIKCGDANIIIAGGQENMSASPHAMNGSRDGFRMGDFKMVDTMIVDGLWDVYNQYHMGITAENVAKKYEVTRAEQDEFALQSQLKAEAAQKAGKFKDEILPLEIANKKGTVVFDSDEYIKPGSTLESLTGLRPAFAKDGTVTAGNASGLNDGAAAVIMMSASQAKELGLKPLARIKAYASSGLDPAVMGMGPVSASRLCLKKAGWTHEELDLMEINEAFAAQAIAVNKEMGWDTSKINVNGGAIAIGHPIGASGARILVTLIHEMIRRDAKKGLAALCIGGGMGVALAIERD, encoded by the coding sequence ATGGATGATGTCGTAATCGTGGCCGCCGGCCGTACCGCAGTCGGCAAATTCGGTGGCAGTCTGGCCAAGATTCCCGCGTCCGAACTGGGCGCACATGTAATCAAGGGCTTGCTGGCACAAACCGGCATCGACCCGAACCTGATCGGCGAAGCGATCCTGGGCCAGGTACTGACGGCCGCCGTCGGCCAGAACGCCGCGCGACAGGCCGTCATCAAGGCTGGCCTGCCCAGCTCCATCCCGGCATTCACCATCAACAAGGTATGCGGCAGCGGCCTGAAGGCCACGCACCTGGCGGCGCAAGCGATCAAATGTGGTGACGCCAACATCATCATCGCCGGCGGCCAGGAAAACATGAGTGCGTCGCCGCACGCCATGAACGGCTCGCGCGACGGTTTCCGCATGGGCGACTTCAAGATGGTCGACACCATGATCGTCGACGGCCTGTGGGACGTGTACAACCAGTACCACATGGGCATCACGGCGGAAAACGTCGCCAAGAAATACGAAGTGACGCGCGCCGAGCAGGATGAATTCGCGCTGCAGTCGCAACTGAAGGCGGAAGCGGCGCAAAAAGCGGGCAAGTTCAAGGATGAAATCCTGCCGCTGGAAATCGCCAACAAAAAAGGCACTGTCGTCTTCGATAGCGATGAATACATCAAGCCCGGCTCGACCCTGGAATCGCTGACCGGCCTGCGCCCCGCGTTCGCCAAGGACGGCACTGTCACCGCCGGCAATGCTTCCGGCCTGAACGATGGCGCCGCCGCCGTCATCATGATGTCGGCCTCGCAAGCGAAAGAACTGGGCTTGAAGCCGCTGGCACGCATCAAGGCCTACGCTTCGTCGGGCCTGGACCCGGCCGTCATGGGCATGGGCCCCGTCTCCGCTTCGCGCTTGTGCCTGAAAAAAGCCGGCTGGACGCATGAAGAGCTGGACTTGATGGAAATCAATGAAGCGTTTGCCGCGCAAGCGATTGCCGTCAACAAGGAAATGGGCTGGGATACCAGCAAGATCAATGTGAACGGCGGCGCGATTGCCATCGGCCACCCGATCGGCGCCTCCGGCGCGCGCATCCTGGTCACCCTGATCCACGAAATGATACGCCGCGACGCCAAGAAAGGCCTGGCCGCGTTGTGCATCGGCGGCGGCATGGGCGTTGCTCTGGCGATCGAGCGCGACTAA
- a CDS encoding 5-methyltetrahydropteroyltriglutamate--homocysteine S-methyltransferase, producing the protein MTICTHILGFPHIGAARELKLALESHWRGEVSEAALEATGQQLRAAHWAQQRGAGLDYVTVGDFAFYDYMANHIQLLGCEPARFNFAPEQSSLSRYFTMARGNDNHAEPAACNHGHAPHEHSAGNPALEMTKWFDSNYHYLVPELSPQTRFSLACERLLAEVAEAQALGHQVKAALIGPLTFLWLGKEKTPGFERLALLEQLLPVYSALLDRLKQQGVTWVQVDEPILGLDLPNAWRSAFESTYWQLNQVGVNILLATYFSPLEENLSLTCRLPVAGLHVDGIRAPHELISVTDWLPAHKVLSIGIVDGRNIWRTDLDAALAVLQPLAAKRNGNLWLAPSCSLLHVPFSLEAETELDGEIRTWLAFATEKLSEIAVLKGALEGHPDDAALAALAMSRLAIASRRTSPRVHRPQVTQRLQLPDFPTTTIGSFPPTTAIRQEALGLDVLVHGEAERNDMIEYFGGQLDGFAFTRLGWVQSYGSRCVKPPIIYGDVQRPAAMTVEWTVHAQSLTHKPVKGMLTGPVTILQCSFVRDDQSRATTALQLALAIRDEVADLETAGIGSIQIDEPAIRDGLPLRRGQWDAYLDWATRAYRIAVIPPAHLRVNPDCGLKTRGWLETEAAVKNMVAAARQMRAA; encoded by the coding sequence ATGACCATTTGTACCCACATCCTTGGCTTTCCCCATATCGGTGCCGCGCGTGAACTGAAACTGGCGCTGGAAAGCCACTGGCGTGGCGAGGTATCCGAGGCCGCCCTGGAAGCCACGGGCCAGCAACTGCGCGCGGCCCACTGGGCGCAACAAAGGGGCGCCGGACTCGACTACGTCACCGTAGGCGACTTCGCCTTTTACGACTACATGGCCAACCATATCCAGCTGCTGGGCTGCGAACCGGCCCGTTTCAATTTCGCGCCAGAGCAGTCATCGCTGTCGCGCTATTTCACAATGGCGCGCGGCAACGACAATCATGCCGAACCCGCCGCTTGCAACCATGGCCATGCCCCCCACGAACACAGCGCTGGCAATCCCGCGCTGGAAATGACCAAGTGGTTTGACAGCAATTACCATTACCTGGTGCCCGAATTGTCGCCGCAGACCCGCTTCTCGCTGGCTTGCGAGCGCCTGCTGGCGGAAGTGGCCGAGGCGCAAGCGCTCGGCCACCAGGTCAAGGCGGCCCTGATCGGCCCCCTCACCTTCCTCTGGCTGGGCAAGGAAAAGACACCGGGTTTCGAGCGCCTGGCCCTGCTGGAACAGTTGCTGCCCGTCTACAGCGCCCTGCTCGACCGCCTGAAGCAGCAAGGCGTGACGTGGGTGCAGGTCGACGAACCGATCCTGGGCCTGGATTTGCCCAACGCCTGGCGCAGCGCCTTCGAAAGCACGTATTGGCAGTTGAACCAGGTGGGCGTGAATATCTTGCTGGCCACGTATTTCTCGCCGCTGGAAGAAAACCTCAGCCTGACGTGCCGCCTGCCCGTGGCCGGCCTGCATGTCGACGGCATCCGCGCGCCGCATGAATTGATCAGCGTGACGGACTGGCTGCCCGCGCATAAAGTCTTGTCGATCGGCATCGTCGACGGGCGCAACATCTGGCGCACCGACCTCGACGCGGCCCTCGCCGTGCTGCAGCCACTGGCAGCCAAACGCAACGGCAACCTGTGGCTGGCGCCGTCATGCTCCCTGCTGCACGTACCGTTCAGCCTGGAAGCCGAGACGGAGCTCGACGGTGAAATCCGGACCTGGCTGGCGTTTGCCACGGAAAAGCTGTCGGAGATCGCCGTCCTCAAGGGCGCGCTCGAAGGCCATCCCGATGACGCCGCGCTGGCCGCATTGGCCATGTCTCGCCTGGCCATTGCCAGCCGCCGTACCAGCCCCCGCGTGCACCGTCCGCAAGTGACGCAGCGCCTGCAACTGCCCGACTTCCCGACAACGACCATCGGCTCCTTCCCGCCAACGACGGCCATCCGCCAGGAAGCGCTGGGCCTGGACGTACTCGTGCATGGCGAAGCGGAACGCAACGACATGATCGAATACTTCGGCGGGCAATTGGACGGTTTCGCCTTCACGCGCCTGGGCTGGGTGCAATCGTACGGCTCGCGCTGCGTCAAGCCTCCCATCATCTACGGCGACGTGCAGCGCCCGGCCGCCATGACCGTCGAATGGACGGTGCACGCGCAAAGCCTGACGCATAAACCGGTGAAGGGCATGCTGACGGGGCCGGTGACGATCTTGCAATGCTCGTTCGTGCGCGACGACCAGTCGCGCGCCACCACGGCGCTGCAACTGGCCCTGGCCATCCGCGACGAGGTGGCAGACCTGGAAACGGCCGGCATCGGCAGCATCCAGATCGACGAGCCGGCCATCCGCGACGGCTTGCCGCTGCGCCGCGGCCAGTGGGACGCCTACCTGGACTGGGCCACGCGCGCCTACCGCATCGCCGTGATTCCACCAGCCCATTTACGGGTCAACCCGGACTGCGGCTTGAAGACGCGTGGCTGGCTGGAAACGGAAGCGGCTGTAAAAAATATGGTTGCGGCGGCACGGCAGATGCGCGCGGCTTGA
- the minC gene encoding septum site-determining protein MinC, whose product MSKSPSQKPIEIKISTVVAVSAIMHSADTQALDAALRDMTGGVADFFEDDLAVLDVAALPPGSVPIDWAALVALLKKYRLNAVAVRNAPAEMHDAILAQGLSLDSGKTRDDAPPKDGPKDTATAAAQSGAEAQVMVIDTPVRAGQRIYARGCDLIITAVVNNGAEIIADGSIHVYSSLYGRALAGASGNAQARIFALSMEPELVSIAGVYRTFEDGFPAEMARGPAQIRLAGDRIDIHSVNPVTPVNRS is encoded by the coding sequence ATGTCCAAAAGCCCGTCGCAGAAGCCTATCGAAATCAAGATTTCCACCGTCGTTGCCGTCTCCGCCATTATGCATAGCGCCGATACGCAGGCACTCGATGCCGCCTTGCGTGACATGACGGGAGGCGTGGCGGACTTTTTCGAAGACGACCTGGCCGTACTGGACGTGGCCGCCTTGCCGCCCGGCAGCGTACCCATCGACTGGGCCGCCCTCGTGGCACTGCTGAAAAAATACCGTTTGAATGCCGTGGCTGTGCGCAATGCGCCGGCCGAGATGCATGACGCCATCCTGGCGCAAGGCTTGAGCCTCGACAGCGGCAAGACGCGCGACGATGCCCCGCCCAAGGATGGCCCCAAGGATACCGCCACGGCGGCCGCCCAGTCGGGCGCCGAAGCGCAAGTGATGGTGATCGACACGCCCGTGCGTGCCGGCCAGCGCATTTACGCGCGCGGCTGCGACCTGATCATCACCGCTGTCGTCAACAATGGCGCCGAAATCATCGCCGACGGCAGCATCCACGTGTATTCGTCGCTGTACGGCCGCGCGCTGGCCGGCGCCTCGGGCAATGCCCAGGCGCGCATCTTCGCACTGTCCATGGAACCGGAACTGGTCTCGATCGCCGGCGTGTACCGCACGTTCGAGGATGGTTTCCCTGCGGAAATGGCGCGTGGACCCGCGCAAATTCGTTTGGCTGGAGACAGAATCGATATACACTCTGTCAATCCGGTCACTCCCGTGAACCGCTCTTAA
- a CDS encoding response regulator transcription factor — protein sequence MRIAVLDSDHSQAELICQVLTAAGHACHEFQSGKEMLGQLRKDSCDMLILDWHVSDLDGAEVLRRAREKLAPKAPVLFMTNSSGEDDVVAGMTAGADDYMIKPLRRSELTLRTQALLRVAYPAQNGAEYLQFGHYTFETRPGRLLKDGEVLDVTHKEFALALLFFRNLGRPLSRAYIHEAVWQRDTALPSRTMDTHVSRVRNKLQLKPEHGYRLVPVYSYGYRLEKLGG from the coding sequence ATGCGAATTGCCGTACTCGATAGCGACCATAGCCAGGCAGAACTGATCTGCCAGGTGCTCACCGCCGCCGGCCACGCTTGCCACGAGTTTCAGAGTGGCAAGGAAATGCTGGGGCAATTGCGCAAGGACAGTTGCGACATGCTCATCCTCGACTGGCATGTGAGCGACCTGGATGGTGCGGAAGTCTTGCGCCGCGCCCGGGAAAAACTGGCGCCAAAGGCACCCGTGTTGTTTATGACCAACAGCTCGGGCGAGGACGATGTGGTGGCCGGCATGACGGCGGGTGCCGATGACTACATGATCAAGCCCTTGCGGCGCAGCGAACTGACTTTGCGCACCCAGGCGCTGTTGCGCGTGGCTTACCCGGCCCAGAATGGCGCCGAATATTTGCAATTTGGTCATTACACGTTTGAAACCCGCCCCGGCCGCCTGCTGAAGGATGGCGAAGTGCTGGACGTGACGCACAAGGAATTCGCCCTGGCGCTGCTTTTTTTCCGCAACCTGGGCCGCCCCCTGTCGCGCGCCTATATCCACGAAGCCGTGTGGCAGCGCGACACGGCCCTGCCCTCGCGCACCATGGATACTCACGTCTCGCGCGTGCGCAACAAGCTGCAGCTGAAACCGGAACACGGCTACCGCCTGGTGCCCGTCTACAGTTATGGTTATCGCCTTGAAAAACTGGGCGGGTGA